A section of the Scomber scombrus chromosome 24, fScoSco1.1, whole genome shotgun sequence genome encodes:
- the LOC133976453 gene encoding receptor activity-modifying protein 1-like produces the protein MALESASLLKAGLVLLLAAQVLPSVSACNGGFYERMINDLCLAKFKFDMGGLDRGLWCSWPDTTEIYEGLTNCTFQVALRMECFWPNQIVDRFFMQIHRTYFHNCPLTGRLLHDPPIGILAPFIAVPVLVTLLMTALVVWRSKRTQGVL, from the exons ATGGCTCTGGAGAGCGCGTCACTCCTGAAGGCAGggcttgttttgttgttggctG CTCAAGTCCTGCCATCAGTGTCTGCCTGCAACGGGGGTTTCTATGAGAGGATGATCAATGATCTCTGCTTAGCAAAGTTCAAATTCGACATGGGAGGACTGGACCGAGGCCTGTGGTGCAGCTGGCCGGATACCACAGA GATCTATGAGGGACTAACAAACTGCACCTTCCAGGTGGCCTTGAGGATGGAGTGCTTCTGGCCTAATCAGATAGTCGACCGCTTCTTCATGCAAATTCACCGGACATATTTCCACAACTGCCCACTGACCGGCCGGCTCCTCCATGACCCACCGATTGGTATCCTCGCCCCGTTCATTGCAGTGCCAGTATTGGTCACCCTGCTCATGACTGCTCTAGTGGTGTGGAGGAGTAAGCGCACACAGGGAGTGCTATAA
- the LOC133976452 gene encoding putative methyltransferase DDB_G0268948, producing the protein MAVRLFEAKDHAAAYLQYRVAPQELISRIMSYMEKKTPKQFNLAVDVGCGSGQGTIHLAPYFTKVVGTDISAAQLEMAQANSSPNVSYRQCPAEEQPFASGEVDLVTAMTAAHWFDRKRFLQEADRMLRPGGCLALLSYTMDMELEYGDISSKLNDICKEFYTALLPFRTPYLGSSSLKIYSDLFDSCSYPDKEWNDCVRLSKTLPLSGYIGMVETFSSYQILKQKDPVEAERLSNDIRSKLLSAMQVSSPDTEVSVVIKYFYWLARKP; encoded by the exons ATGGCTGTGCGGCTCTTCGAGGCTAAAGACCATGCAGCTGCTTACCTGCAGTACAGGGTGGCACCCCAAGAATTAATCAGCAGGATTATGAGCTACATGGAGAAAAAG ACTCCAAAACAATTCAACCTGGCAGTGGATGTGGGCTGTGGTTCAGGTCAAGGGACCATCCATCTGGCTCCTTACTTCACCAAGGTGGTTGGAACGGACATTAGCGCCGCCCAATTGGAGATGGCACAAGCCAATAGCAGTCCAAATGTCTCATACAG GCAGTGTCCGGCAGAGGAGCAACCATTTGCTTCTGGCGAGGTGGATCTTGTGACAGCCATGACGGCGGCCCACTGGTTTGACCGCAAACGGTTCCTGCAGGAGGCTGACAGGATGCTGAGGCCTGGAGGTTGCCTGGCGCTCCTGAGCTACACCATGGACATGGAGCTGGAGTACGGGGATATCTCCAGCAAGCTAAATGACATCTGTAAAGAG TTTTACActgccctccttcctttccGGACTCCTTATCTGGGATCAAGTTCTCTGAAGATCTACTCAGACCTGTTTGACTCCTGCTCTTACCCAGACAAAGAGTG GAATGACTGTGTGCGTCTGAGCAAAACCCTGCCACTGAGTGGATACATCGGCATGGTGGAGACTTTCAGCAGCTACCAGATACTGAAACAAAAGGACCCTGTCGAGGCTGAACGTCTCTCTAACGACATCAGGAGCAA GTTGCTGTCTGCCATGCAGGTGTCGTCTCCTGACACAGAAGTGTCAGTGGTTATAAAGTATTTCTACTGGCTGGCACGCAAACCTTGA